A single Sander lucioperca isolate FBNREF2018 chromosome 24, SLUC_FBN_1.2, whole genome shotgun sequence DNA region contains:
- the LOC116058583 gene encoding zinc finger protein 251-like isoform X4, producing the protein MDRHRKQLEVVLKPESKLRGEALPSDVQKVIVGEEHQQEWSSSLDQEDTQPPHIKEEQEELQISQDPEQLQGLEEATITKFPFTPVLVKSEDDEEKHQLSRLNQRKTEQMKTEAEGEDCGGPESAMNSDPDTHLQPDTDDETGESSEPETDDSADWKETREPWSGLNSMNNDEVLVNDSRCTTGEKEHEKRFGTSGHLKRHMRSHTGEKPFSCSVCKKAFTESGSLQKHMRIHTGEKPFSCSVCKKAFRVSGHLQAHMRIHTGEKPFSCSVCKKAFKEKGGLHRHMITHTGGKLLSSVKWSSSLEGEHRTSVRFKHSKNE; encoded by the exons ctttACCTTCAGATGTCCAGAAAGTGATTGTTGGTGAAGAACATCAGCAGGAGTGGAGTTCCAGTCTGGACCAGGAGGACACACAGCCCCcccacattaaagaggaacaggaggaactccaGATCAGTCAGGACccagagcagcttcaagggctggaggaggcgactatcaccaagttcccattcactcctgtccttGTGAAGAGTGAGGATGATGAAGAGAAACATCAGTTATCACGGCTTAATCAAAGAAAAACTGAACAGATGAAAACAGAAGCTGagggagaggactgtggaggaccagaatcAGCCATGAACTCAGATCCAGATACACATTTACAACCAGATACTGATGACGAGACTGGAGAgtcttctgaacctgagactgatgacagtgctgattggaaggagaccagagaaccttgGTCAGGTTTGAACTCTATGAATAATGATGAAGTCCTTGTCAATGACTCAAGATGTACTACTGGTGAGAAAGAGCACGAGAAAAGATTTGGCACCAGTGGACATCTGAAGCGACACATGAGATCTCATACAG gagagaaaccatttagctgtTCAGTTTGTAAGAAAGCATTTACAGAGAGTGGaagtttacagaaacacatgaggatccacacaggagagaaaccatttagctgctcagtctgtaagaaagcttttagAGTGAGTGGACATTTACAggcacacatgagaatccacacaggagagaaaccatttagctgctcagtatgtaagaaagcttttaaaGAGAAAGGGGGGTTACATAGACACATGATAACCCACACAGGAGGGAAACTGTTAAGCAGTGTGAAGTGGAGCTCTAGTCTGGAAGGAGAGCATAGAACTTCAGTCAGGTTTAAACACTCTAAAAATGAATGA
- the LOC116058583 gene encoding zinc finger protein 32-like isoform X1 — protein sequence MDRHRKQLEVVLKPESKLRGEALPSDVQKVIVGEEHQQEWSSSLDQEDTQPPHIKEEQEELQISQDPEQLQGLEEATITKFPFTPVLVKSEDDEEKHQLSRLNQRKTEQMKTEAEGEDCGGPESAMNSDPDTHLQPDTDDETGESSEPETDDSADWKETREPWSGLNSMNNDEVLVNDSRCTTGEKEHEKRFGTSGHLKRHMRSHTGKRPFSCSVCKKAFKQRGHLHKHMRTHTGEKPFSCSVCKKAFTVSGNLQAHMRIHTGEKPFSCSVCKKAFTESGSLQKHMRIHTGEKPFSCSVCKKAFRVSGHLQAHMRIHTGEKPFSCSVCKKAFKEKGGLHRHMITHTGGKLLSSVKWSSSLEGEHRTSVRFKHSKNE from the exons ctttACCTTCAGATGTCCAGAAAGTGATTGTTGGTGAAGAACATCAGCAGGAGTGGAGTTCCAGTCTGGACCAGGAGGACACACAGCCCCcccacattaaagaggaacaggaggaactccaGATCAGTCAGGACccagagcagcttcaagggctggaggaggcgactatcaccaagttcccattcactcctgtccttGTGAAGAGTGAGGATGATGAAGAGAAACATCAGTTATCACGGCTTAATCAAAGAAAAACTGAACAGATGAAAACAGAAGCTGagggagaggactgtggaggaccagaatcAGCCATGAACTCAGATCCAGATACACATTTACAACCAGATACTGATGACGAGACTGGAGAgtcttctgaacctgagactgatgacagtgctgattggaaggagaccagagaaccttgGTCAGGTTTGAACTCTATGAATAATGATGAAGTCCTTGTCAATGACTCAAGATGTACTACTGGTGAGAAAGAGCACGAGAAAAGATTTGGCACCAGTGGACATCTGAAGCGACACATGAGATCTCATACAGGAAAGagaccatttagctgctcagtctgtaagaaagcttttaaaCAGAGGGGACATTTACATAAACACATGAGaacccacacaggagagaagccatttAG CTGCTCGgtctgtaagaaagcttttacagTGAGTGGAAATTTACAggcacacatgagaatccacacaggagagaaaccatttagctgtTCAGTTTGTAAGAAAGCATTTACAGAGAGTGGaagtttacagaaacacatgaggatccacacaggagagaaaccatttagctgctcagtctgtaagaaagcttttagAGTGAGTGGACATTTACAggcacacatgagaatccacacaggagagaaaccatttagctgctcagtatgtaagaaagcttttaaaGAGAAAGGGGGGTTACATAGACACATGATAACCCACACAGGAGGGAAACTGTTAAGCAGTGTGAAGTGGAGCTCTAGTCTGGAAGGAGAGCATAGAACTTCAGTCAGGTTTAAACACTCTAAAAATGAATGA
- the LOC116058583 gene encoding zinc finger protein 774-like isoform X3 has translation MDRHRKQLEVVLKPESKLRGEALPSDVQKVIVGEEHQQEWSSSLDQEDTQPPHIKEEQEELQISQDPEQLQGLEEATITKFPFTPVLVKSEDDEEKHQLSRLNQRKTEQMKTEAEGEDCGGPESAMNSDPDTHLQPDTDDETGESSEPETDDSADWKETREPWSGLNSMNNDEVLVNDSRCTTGEKEHEKRFGTSGHLKRHMRSHTGKRPFSCSVCKKAFKQRGHLHKHMRTHTGEKPFSCSVCKKAFTESGSLQKHMRIHTGEKPFSCSVCKKAFRVSGHLQAHMRIHTGEKPFSCSVCKKAFKEKGGLHRHMITHTGGKLLSSVKWSSSLEGEHRTSVRFKHSKNE, from the exons ctttACCTTCAGATGTCCAGAAAGTGATTGTTGGTGAAGAACATCAGCAGGAGTGGAGTTCCAGTCTGGACCAGGAGGACACACAGCCCCcccacattaaagaggaacaggaggaactccaGATCAGTCAGGACccagagcagcttcaagggctggaggaggcgactatcaccaagttcccattcactcctgtccttGTGAAGAGTGAGGATGATGAAGAGAAACATCAGTTATCACGGCTTAATCAAAGAAAAACTGAACAGATGAAAACAGAAGCTGagggagaggactgtggaggaccagaatcAGCCATGAACTCAGATCCAGATACACATTTACAACCAGATACTGATGACGAGACTGGAGAgtcttctgaacctgagactgatgacagtgctgattggaaggagaccagagaaccttgGTCAGGTTTGAACTCTATGAATAATGATGAAGTCCTTGTCAATGACTCAAGATGTACTACTGGTGAGAAAGAGCACGAGAAAAGATTTGGCACCAGTGGACATCTGAAGCGACACATGAGATCTCATACAGGAAAGagaccatttagctgctcagtctgtaagaaagcttttaaaCAGAGGGGACATTTACATAAACACATGAGaacccacacaggagagaagccatttAG ctgtTCAGTTTGTAAGAAAGCATTTACAGAGAGTGGaagtttacagaaacacatgaggatccacacaggagagaaaccatttagctgctcagtctgtaagaaagcttttagAGTGAGTGGACATTTACAggcacacatgagaatccacacaggagagaaaccatttagctgctcagtatgtaagaaagcttttaaaGAGAAAGGGGGGTTACATAGACACATGATAACCCACACAGGAGGGAAACTGTTAAGCAGTGTGAAGTGGAGCTCTAGTCTGGAAGGAGAGCATAGAACTTCAGTCAGGTTTAAACACTCTAAAAATGAATGA